Proteins from a single region of Oncorhynchus nerka isolate Pitt River linkage group LG18, Oner_Uvic_2.0, whole genome shotgun sequence:
- the LOC115146338 gene encoding kelch repeat and BTB domain-containing protein 11 — translation MNDRQRQRGGVHTVEADVIFHHPICSDLLSSPSDEDGGVCSLPRKQETSTNVPDLGFVVGDQGLGRQSTPVTKEYLLDGGTVIGHHHFDRPQGDGSHISNTDQFHITDPSHQAHTSHIPKLDAGRDQNCTHGRNGISEDMNGAREKVPCSVGPSLCFKGEAREEAEGSLSLCRESIVRSQCHITNVTDSREQGTAAPDTHCITMGNQPTIQELGCLFSHSSPTEYDTLHGQSGLESNQGHRGSSGNGSFSNTTPKEEPDLVIEVGGQKISVHKSVLAGKSDYFKARQSRDILKVKGLNYKTLTILIDYIYTSQMNVHKDNVVEVITGAKILQIPCAVQAAMDTISEQVTAENCYEILTIAKKQRLNELKETAYRFMSDNFLQILQDPAVYGRLTGSERDLVLKKRMEGKRSLMVAEINDVFDRVGSRPPSRCNSRPQSPLSVASFEENHMIYYFNEAANDWRPLTLMPEDINTKGCGICTMYNYLFVAGGIKGYGDKGKVSDKVFCYNPITNRWSEVRPLNQARSQLKLVSMEGNLYAIGGECLFTVEKYDPRTDRWTTVAPLPKGAFAVAHEATTCNGELYVSGGSLFYRLLKYDPKRDEWQECPYNNSRKKSTDMVALKSFIYRFDVNRDQGVTVFKYDTIVKMWHDCASQRQGSPMPFRCAVIGNCIYCVNKTQTLQFVVEEDGSYFVDEPLKPPLEAKGLLFPFILSLPEKTDRLM, via the coding sequence AtgaatgacagacagagacagagaggaggggtgcACACGGTGGAGGCAGATGTCATCTTCCACCACCCCATCTGCTcggacctcctctcctccccctcggATGAGGATGGGGGTGTCTGTTCCCTCCCAAGGAAGCAGGAGACGAGCACTAATGTTCCAGACCTGGGATTCGTAGTGGGCGACCAGGGACTCGGTCGACAGAGCACACCAGTTACAAAGGAGTACTTGTTGGATGGTGGTACGGTGATTGGGCATCATCACTTTGACCGTCCACAGGGTGATGGATCACACATCTCAAATACAGATCAGTTTCACATTACGGATCCTTCTCATCAAGCACATACATCTCACATACCCAAGCTTGATGCAGGTAGAGACCAGAACTGTACTCATGGCAGAAACGGTATCAGTGAGGATATGAATGGAGCGAGGGAAAAAGTGCCCTGCAGTGTGGGTCCCTCTCTATGCTTCAAGGGAGAGGCCAGAGAGGAAGCGGAAGGATCTCTGTCCCTCTGTAGAGAGAGCATAGTGAGGAGTCAGTGTCACATCACAAACGTCACTGACTCCCGGGAGCAGGGGACCGCTGCGCCTGACACTCATTGTATCACCATGGGCAACCAGCCAACCATACAAGAGCTGGGGTGCTTGTTCAGCCACAGCTCTCCCACAGAATATGACACATTGCATGGACAGTCAGGGCTTGAGTCAAACCAAGGACACAGGGGCAGTAGTGGAAATGGTAGCTTCAGTAACACAACGCCTAAAGAGGAGCCAGATTTAGTGATTGAAGTCGGTGGCCAGAAAATAAGTGTTCACAAGTCTGTTCTGGCAGGGAAGAGTGACTATTTCAAGGCTCGTCAGTCAAGAGACATCCTAAAAGTGAAAGGGCTGAACTACAAGACCCTGACCATCCTGATAGACTATATCTACACCTCTCAGATGAATGTGCACAAGGACAATGTGGTAGAGGTGATCACAGGAGCTAAGATCTTACAGATCCCATGTGCCGTCCAGGCTGCTATGGATACCATCTCAGAGCAGGTCACAGCAGAGAACTGTTATGAGATTCTAACTATCGCCAAGAAGCAACGACTCAACGAACTGAAAGAGACGGCCTATCGCTTCATGAGTGACAACTTCCTCCAGATCTTGCAGGACCCAGCGGTGTACGGGCGTCTGACGGGGTCGGAGAGGGATCTGGTCCTGAAGAAGAGAATGGAGGGGAAGAGGTCCCTGATGGTCGCTGAGATCAACGATGTGTTTGACCGTGTCGGGAGCCGACCTCCGAGTCGGTGTAACAGTCGACCACAGAGCCCTCTGTCCGTGGCATCCTTCGAGGAGAACCACATGATTTACTACTTCAACGAGGCAGCCAATGACTGGAGACCTCTGACTCTGATGCCGGAGGACATTAACACTAAGGGCTGTGGGATCTGCACCATGTACAACTACCTGTTTGTGGCCGGTGGGATAAAGGGATATGGGGATAAGGGCAAGGTCTCAGACAAGGTGTTCTGTTACAACCCCATCACTAACCGCTGGAGCGAGGTTCGGCCGCTCAACCAGGCGCGGTCGCAGCTCAAGCTAGTGTCTATGGAGGGTAACTTGTACGCCATAGGAGGGGAGTGTTTGTTCACAGTAGAAAAATACGACCCTCGGACTGATAGATGGACCACAGTGGCTCCCTTACCCAAAGGGGCGTTCGCTGTGGCCCATGAAGCCACCACCTGTAATGGAGAGCTCTACGTCTCTGGAGGGTCTCTGTTCTACCGTCTCCTAAAATATGACCCCAAGAGGGACGAGTGGCAGGAGTGCCCCTACAACAACAGCAGGAAAAAGTCAACCGACATGGTGGCTCTGAAAAGCTTCATCTACAGGTTTGACGTCAACCGTGACCAGGGGGTCACTGTGTTCAAGTACGACACCATAGTGAAAATGTGGCATGACTGCGCATCGCAGCGGCAGGGCAGCCCTATGCCGTTCAGGTGTGCCGTCATCGGAAACTGCATCTATTGTGTGAACAAGACTCAGACTCTGCAGTTTGTGGTGGAGGAGGACGGCTCTTACTTTGTAGATGAACCACTCAAGCCACCACTGGAAGCTAAGGGCCTACTGTTCCCCTTCATCCTCAGTCTGCCTGAGAAGACTGACAGATTGATGTGA